DNA sequence from the Nodosilinea sp. FACHB-141 genome:
CTCTGGACGAGTGCGCCTGGCTGATTAGAACTTTCCTTATTTTTCTATACAGACACCGTTGCGCCCTGGCTAACCCCAGGGCGTTTTGCTTTTACAATTTAGGGCAGCTAGGGCTGCGGTAAGCTACGGGGTGGCCGTGCTCTGGGGCCAAGTTCAGATCTAGAGATTCAGCGGTCAACACCTGTGCGTCAAAACCGCCCTCGCTATGGCGAAACGACTGTTGAAGAAAGCTATCGGCACACTCGGCAACACCTGATTCGCGGGGCGATCGCCCTTGGCTGTGTGATGGTGTCGGGGGTGTGCTGGTATCACTTTATAGAGGGGTGGAGCTGGCTAGACTCGGTCTACATGGCGGTGATTACCCTGTCGACCGTGGGCTTTGGGGAGACAAACCCGCTGAGCCCCGAGGGTCGCCTCTTTACCATCCTGCTGATCATGACCGGGGTAGGCGTAATTGCCTATATTCTCAACAATCTCACCGAGGCGATCGTGCAGGGTCACTTTCAGGCCGGGTTTCGCTCACTTAAGCGGCGCAGATTTATGGAATCCATGCAGGGTCACTACATCATCTGTGGCCTCGGCCGTACGGGTCGCCAGGTTGCCACAGAGTTCTTTGCAGAGAATATCCCTTTCGTGGTAGTCGACTCTGAAGATAGCGCAGTGCAGAGAGCCCAACAGTTGGGATACATCACGCTTCAAGGTGACGCTACCCAAGATCAGGTGTTGCTCCAGGCTGGGGTAGAGCGGGCCCGCTGTCTGGTGGCGGCCCTGCCCTCCGATGCCGAAAACCTCTACATCGTGCTCTCGGCCAAAACTCTGTCGCCCAATATTCGCACCATTGCCCGCGCCAGCAGCGAAGAGGCCATCCTCAAACTTCAGCGGGGTGGGGCCGATGTGGTAGTGTCGCCCTACATCACCGGTGGCAAACGCATGGCGGCGGCAGCCCTGCGGCCCCAGGTGGTGGATTTTTTAGATGGCATTCTTACCGGGGCCGAGCGCACGGTCTATGTGGAAGAGTTTTTGCTGCTGCCCGAGAGCTGTCCGATCATTGGCAAAACCCTGGCTGAGGCGCAGCTGGGTCGTCAGTCTGGGGCACTGATTTTGGCTATTCGTCGCGACGGTGGGGTGCTGCTTTTTGGCCCCACCGCCGATACTCGCCTCTATCCCGGCGACATGGTGATCAGCATGGGCAATACCGATCAGCTGCGGCTGCTGAGCCAAATTCTTAGCCCGATCGAACAGGGCAGAAAGGCGTGATTTTGGCCCTGATGTCCACCTCGACCCAGAGCAGCGGTCGCTAAAGCTTTAAATCTTACAATTTTCCACACGGTAGTCATTTTCTGCCATTTATCGCTAGCGTTCAGTATTAAGGTTTGATGCGCGGCCCACCCAGTGCTTGATCCGGGATGCGTTGATGGATCTTAGCCGAACCTAAACCCGCCCTTGGCGATGACCCTATGCAAGACCTGCAAGAACGCTTCATTTTGGTCATTGATCCCAACCCGGTCCATGCCCAGGTGGTTCAGCGGGTTCTGATCGAGGGATCAGGCTGCGATTCGCAAAGCGATCTGCCCCAGAATCACCTCGAAATTGTCGTGAGCGGGGAGGCGGCGATCGACTACCTGCTGCAGCAGGGTGAGTACGCCCAAGCTCCCCGCCCCGATTTAGTTCTGCTGGATCTCGAGCTGCCAAAGCTGGAACTGTCGGAAAACGACGGCTACAACATTCTCACCACCATCAAGACGACGCCTCACCTCAGGCAGATTCCGGTGATTGTGTTTACGGAGTCTGACCGCAGCGAGGATATTTTGCGGAGCTATGCCAGCCAAAGCAACTGTTATGTAGTGAAGATGGCTGATTTAGAGCAGCTGTCTCACACGGTGAAGCAGATCGAGGCGTTTTGGCTTGGGATTGTAACGCTGCCGCTGCGGTGAGTCTCTCCTGCTTCAATACGTTTGGTAAATAAACAAAAACTATTTAGTATTCTTCCTCGTTGAAAGTCTGCTTTGAGAGAGTGATTGAAATCTAAATTTACCTAAAAAGCAAATTTCCTATTTTCTTAATAACCTTATTCTGAAGCCTCAATTTATCTAAGATATGCTGCTGAATAGAGCCACTTCAGAGCACGATGCTCTAACTTGCAGCGGATGGTTGGGCTAGGATTTTGGCCAGCGCCAATACATGAAACCCTGTTCCTTCTAGCCTCCTTGCCCAACCACAGAGATTTTCCCAGGCCAAACGTTCGATTTTCAATGGGTCCTAAATTTAAGCAATTGGACCTAGGCTAACGTTTGTACTGCGATCGATGAGATCGAGCCGAAAGCTGTTTTTCCTAGTTCTTAAGACTGCTTGAGACCTTGACGCGAGACATTAATGCTTGATTTGGTCGAGCCATTCTAAGGCTCTATTTGGCGCGGCATTGCAGGGCCTTTTCGGGACTAAACATTGCCCTAGACGGTTAAAACTTACTTGCCTGAACACTGCCGACTAGCCCACTCACAACTTTCCCTAGGAGAGCGATCGCTATGACCCTTCGAAATCTGAACCTCGACGCCCAGCTGGTGAATCTCAAACAACCCGAGATTCACACCCTGACTCAGGTGCAGCCCCACGGGGTGTTGCTGGTGCTGCGGGAGGCAGACCTGTCGATTGTGCAGGTGAGTCGCAACACCCGTGATGCCTTTGGCCTGGCGGCGGAGGACGTGCTGGGCCAAACCCTAGATGACCTGTTCGACGCCTACCAGGTGGATCAGATTCGAGCGGGCCTGCGCCAGGAAAATTTGGACATCTTGAACCCCACCAAGGTGTGGGTGCGCCGTCGCGGCGATGACTACGCCGTGTACGACGCCATCTTCCACCGCAATAGCGAAGGCTTTTTGATTCTAGAGCTGGAGCCAGCGCTAACCAACGAGGCCATCCCGTTTCTGAGCTTTTACCACTTGGCGCGGGCCTCAATTGGGCAGCTGGAGGCGAGGACGGCCAGCCTGGCGGATTTTTGCCGCATCATCGTCCACGAGGTGCGGCAGGTGACGGGCTTTGATCGAGTGATGCTCTACAAGTTTGATGATGACGGTCACGGCGAAGTGCTGGCCGAAGAAAAACTTGACGACATGGAGGTTTACCTGGGCCTGCACTTCCCTGAGTCTGACGTGCCCAAGCCGGCCCGCAAGATGTTTTTGTCCAACTGGATTCGGGTAATTCCAAACGCCAGCGCCGAGCCGGTGGAACTGGTGCCCGCTCTCAACCCCGTCACCCAGCACGGCACCGACCTGGTGATGTCGATTTTGCGGCAGCCCTACCGCTGCCACACCGAGTATCTGCACCACATGAATGTCGAGGCCTCTCTGACCATTTCGCTGATGAAGGATCAGAAACTGTGGGGGCTGATTGCCTGTCACCACAAGACACCCAAGTACGTGCCCTACGAGCTGCGCAAGGCCTGTGAATTTTTGGGCCGGGTGATTTTTGCTGAAATTTCGACCCTAGAAGAAGAAGCTGACCAAAGCTATCGCCTGAAGCTGGCCGCGGTGCAGTCAGCGCTAATTGATCAAATGGCGCGAGAAGATTACTTTGTTGACGGGCTGGTGCGCCACGACCCCAGCCTGCTGGATCTGGTGGGAGCTAAGGGGGCGGCGATTTGCTTTGGTGGTCAGTGGACCACCCTGGGCCGCACTCCGCCCGAGGAGGAGCTGAACTATCTGGTGCAGTGGCTGAGCACCTCGACCGAACAGGATGTTATGGTGACCAACGCCCTGCCGCTGGACTACACCGAAGCTCAGCGGTTTAAGGATATGGCCAGCGGTCTGCTGGCGATCGCTATCTCCA
Encoded proteins:
- a CDS encoding response regulator yields the protein MQDLQERFILVIDPNPVHAQVVQRVLIEGSGCDSQSDLPQNHLEIVVSGEAAIDYLLQQGEYAQAPRPDLVLLDLELPKLELSENDGYNILTTIKTTPHLRQIPVIVFTESDRSEDILRSYASQSNCYVVKMADLEQLSHTVKQIEAFWLGIVTLPLR
- a CDS encoding NAD-binding protein, whose amino-acid sequence is MRQNRPRYGETTVEESYRHTRQHLIRGAIALGCVMVSGVCWYHFIEGWSWLDSVYMAVITLSTVGFGETNPLSPEGRLFTILLIMTGVGVIAYILNNLTEAIVQGHFQAGFRSLKRRRFMESMQGHYIICGLGRTGRQVATEFFAENIPFVVVDSEDSAVQRAQQLGYITLQGDATQDQVLLQAGVERARCLVAALPSDAENLYIVLSAKTLSPNIRTIARASSEEAILKLQRGGADVVVSPYITGGKRMAAAALRPQVVDFLDGILTGAERTVYVEEFLLLPESCPIIGKTLAEAQLGRQSGALILAIRRDGGVLLFGPTADTRLYPGDMVISMGNTDQLRLLSQILSPIEQGRKA
- a CDS encoding ATP-binding protein, with amino-acid sequence MTLRNLNLDAQLVNLKQPEIHTLTQVQPHGVLLVLREADLSIVQVSRNTRDAFGLAAEDVLGQTLDDLFDAYQVDQIRAGLRQENLDILNPTKVWVRRRGDDYAVYDAIFHRNSEGFLILELEPALTNEAIPFLSFYHLARASIGQLEARTASLADFCRIIVHEVRQVTGFDRVMLYKFDDDGHGEVLAEEKLDDMEVYLGLHFPESDVPKPARKMFLSNWIRVIPNASAEPVELVPALNPVTQHGTDLVMSILRQPYRCHTEYLHHMNVEASLTISLMKDQKLWGLIACHHKTPKYVPYELRKACEFLGRVIFAEISTLEEEADQSYRLKLAAVQSALIDQMAREDYFVDGLVRHDPSLLDLVGAKGAAICFGGQWTTLGRTPPEEELNYLVQWLSTSTEQDVMVTNALPLDYTEAQRFKDMASGLLAIAISKRSYVLWFRPEVIQTVNWGGNPNEAYTLVGEGEEQWLCPRQSFELWKETVSLRSLPWQPVEIKAALELRKAIVNIVLRQAEELALLANDLERSNAELKKFAYIASHDLQEPLNQVANFVQLLEMRYDAKLDEDGKEFIGFAVEGVSLMQTLIDDVLAYSKVDLQGIEWQLTEVQQALDQALGNLRGRVAETGAIITVDPLPTIVADSTQLMQLFQNLIGNAIKFRQPGETPRIHVGVQRQEEHWLFSVADNGIGFDPQFAERIFVIFQRLHTRDEYAGSGMGLAICKKIVECHRGRIWVEAVPDQGATFYFTIPVEGRDRNHGNGRKAKNYLFSRG